Part of the Neisseria subflava genome is shown below.
GCCGTAGGCATAAACCAAGGTCGGCGTGTCGGGCGTGGCGTTTTTGCCGACGTGGAAATAAGGAATGCGCTCGCCATCGGCCGAAATCGTCCAAAACTGCTGCACGTTGATGCCGTCTGAATCAAACTGCTGCGGCTGACGGCGCATGACGGTCAGTTCCATCACGTTCAAATCTAGCGCAAACAGCGTCAGCGGCGTAGTGAAATCGCTGGCGGCAAGGTAAACCACGTCGCCGCCCCACGGTTGGTCGGTCATTTCCAACGCACCCGAAGGCAGGCGCGGCAATTCGACTTCCTGCCATTTGCCATCGCTAAAGCGCCATGCTTTCAGACGGCCTTGTACGTTCTCCAGCAGGCTCGCTACGACAAAACGCTTGGTCGTTTCCACGCTTTCCAATGCCTGCGTTTCATCGGGCGCAAACAAAAGCTGCGCCGCACCCAATTCACCGCGGTTTAATTTTACTGCCACCAATGCGCCGCTCGGATAGCTCTGGTTCGCGCGATTCCAGTCTTTGCGCAGCGTCAGCAAAAGATGTCCCGCCAGATAGCCGACCACGTCGCAATCATTAGGCAGGTTTAACGGTTTCGCCTCGCCTTCGGCCGACACCTGCAAATAGGTTTTGGTATAAAAACCGTCCGACGCTTCAATCAAATCAATCGGCGAACCCTGCGGGTCAAGGTAACGCCACGCGTTCACCATCATTGCGCCTTTATCGATTTGATACACCGACAGGCTTTCCTCGAAACTCTTGCCGCGCTCCACCAGCCACACTTCGCGCGGATAGCCCGATTCGGTCAACTGGCGTTCGTCCCAGGCCGGACATACCCACACGCTGTTTTCATCGCGCCACGACACATGGTTCTTACCTGCAGGAAAGTGAAAGCCGCCTTCTACCAATTCCCCTGCTTCCAAATCCACTTCCAGCGTGTACGCCGTATCGCCGCCCGATTTGCTCAAGGTCAACAGCGCGCGGTTGGGCTTTTCCACCAAGTGCGACACCCCGCCCAAATACACATCGTCGCCGAGCAACTCGTCGAAATCCGCCACTGAAAACAGGATTTTCCACTCGGGATAGCCGGAACGGTAAGTCGCCGCGGTACACACGCGGTACACACCCTTCGGATATTCCGCGTCCTGATGGAAATGGTACATCCGCGCGCGGTGTTCCTGACAAAACGGAATCTGCCGCGTGTCCTGCAACTGCGCCAAAATGCCGTCAGACAATTCGCGCGCCTTGTCGTTTTCTAAAAAACGCGCACGCGTTTCGGCATGCGCCGCGGCGGCGAAATTTTGCGTTTCGGGAGATTCGAGGTTTTCAAAATGGAGATAGGAATCGGGGTAGGATTTCATAGAAAAGGCCGTCTGAAAGATTGGGAAATGGGATTATAACGGCAAAATCAAAAAAGGCCGTCTGAAACCTGCGTTTCAGACGGCTTAAGCATGATTCAACTTAACGCCCGTATATTTTCCACAAACCTTCCTGCAAACCAAACGCAGGCTCGCTGTCTTGCGGCTGGGTACGGACGTAACTGCCGTCAGGCTGCATCAGCCAAGCCTGGGTATTGTCTTCCAAAGCCATTTCCAAACCTTCGCGGATCACGCGTTCTTTGAGTTCGGGCGTGGTAATCGGCGTGGCGACTTCAATGCGGCGGAAGAAGTTGCGCCCCATCCAGTCGGCGCTGGAGATAAAGGTATCGTCTGCACCGTTGTTATGGAAGCAATACACGCGCGAGTGTTCGAGTTGGCGGCCGATGATGGAACGGACGCGGATGTTTTCGGACAAGCCTTTGACATCCGGGCGCAAAGTACACATACCGCGCACAATCAGGTCGATTTGTACGCCTGCCGCGCTAGCTTGATACAGCGCATCAATCACGCTCGGCTCGATGAGGGAATTCATCTTGGCGGTAATCCGCGCCGGTTTGCCGGCTTTGGCGTGGTCGGTTTCCTGCTTGATGCGGTCGATGACCATTTTGTGCAGGGTAAACGGGCTTTGATAGAGCTTGTTCAGACGGCCCGGCTTACCCAAGCCTGTGATTTCCATAAACAAAGTGTTCACATCGGCAGTGATTTGGTCGTCGGCGGTGATGATGCCGAAGTCGGTGTAGATGCGCGATGTGCCTTGGTGGTAGTTGCCGGTACCGAGATGGGCATAACGCTTGAGCACGCCGTCTTCGCGGCGGATAACCAAAGCCATTTTGGCGTGAACTTTGTAGCCGAATACGCCGTACACGACGTGCGCACCCGCCTCTTCCAGCTGTTTCGCCCAGTTGACGTTGTTGGCTTCATCAAAACGCGCCATCAGTTCGACCACGACGGTTACTTGCTTGCCCGCCAGTGCGGCCTTCATCAATGCGCGCACAAGCTCGGAATTGCTGCCGGTGCGGTAGATGGTCATTTTAACGGCCAACACATCCGGATCGGCAGCGGCCTCGCGTATCATTTGGACAACCGGATCGAAAGACTGATACGGGTGGTGCAGCAAAATCGGCGACTGTTTGACCAGCTTGAATACGGAGCCGTTTTTGCGCAAGGCTTTCAGACGGCCTGCATTGTGCGGCGGAAACTTCAAATCCGGCCTGTCCACCAAATCGGGGACGGCATTGAGGCGCACCAAATTGACCGGCCCTTTGACTTGATACAGCTCGGCAGAAGTCAGCTTGAACTGGGCAAGCAGGAAGTCGTGAATGTGCGCCGGACAAGTGTCCGCCACTTCCAAGCGCACGCCGTCGCCGTATTCGCGGTCGTGCAATTCGTTTTGAATCGCGGCACGCAGGTTTTTCAAATCTTCTTCATCGACCGTCAAATCGCTATCACGCGTGAGACGGAACTGATGGCAGTCTTTAACCTTCATGCCGGGAAAGAGTTTGCCGACATGGGCGTGCAAAATCGAAGACAAGAACACAAAACCTGCATCGCCGCCGCAAATTTCAGACGGCATAGGGACGACACGCGGCAAAATGCGCGGAGCCTGTACAATCGCCATTCCTGACGGACGGCCGAACGCATCCGTGCCTTCGAGTTCGACGGCAAAGTTGAGCGATTTGTTTAACGGGCGCGGGAACGGGTGTGACGGATCAAGGCCGATGGGCGTGAGAATGGGCAACAGCTCGTTGTCAAAATAGTTTTCGATCCATTTTTTCTGCGCGGCCGTCCATTTGTGGCGGCGATAGAAATGAATGCCGGCGCGGCTGAGTGCAGGCTGCAATACTTTGTTAAACAGGTCGTACTGCTCGCGAATCAAGGCCTGTGCCTCTTTCGCCACCGCTTCGATGGTTTCGGCCGCGGTTTTGCCGTTGTCGAGCAGCTGATGCGGGCGCAATTTGTTTTCGCGTTTCAACCACGCCATGCGCACTTCAAAAAATTCGTCCAAATTGGAAGACACGATGCACAGGAAACGCAAACGTTCCAACAAAGGAACTTTCGTATCCTGCGCCTGAGCCAGTACACGGCGGTTGAACGCCAACAGGCTGAGTTCTCGGCAAAGAATGCGGTTTTGCTCGGGCATGGTTTACTCCTGAAACATCAGTCATTAACACCATCAAGTATAACGTTTTGCCGCCGTTCCGTCAGGTTTCAGACGGCCTCGGCAGACAACCTCATCCCTATTTGAGGCAAGACAAAGGGTTATCCGTTTTTTTCTATACCGAAACAGCGGTTTTTGCTATAATGCGCCGTTTAATGCAACCGCAATACCACTGCTAAAGGATAAGAAAATGGGCTTTTTGCAAGGCAAAAAAATTCTGATTACCGGCATGATCTCCGAGCGTTCCATCGCTTACGGCATCGCCAAAGCCTGCCGCGAACAAGGCGCGGAATTGGCATTCACTTATGTTGTCGACAAACTGGAAGAGCGCGTCCGTAAAATGGCGGCCGAACTCGGCTCCGAACTCGTGTTCCGCTGCGACGTTGCCAGCGACGACGAAATCAACCAAGTTTTCGTTGACTTGGGCAAACACTGGGACGGCTTGGACGGCTTGGTTCACTCCATCGGCTTCGCCCCTAAAGAAGCTTTGAGCGGCGACTTCCTCGACAGCATCAGCCGCGAAGCGTTCAACACCGCTCACGAAATCTCCGCATACAGCCTGCCTGCGCTGGCCAAAGCCGCCCGTCCGATGATGCAGGGCCGCAACGCTGCAATCGTTGCCCTGAGCTACTTGGGCGCCGTTCGTGCCATTCCTAACTACAACGTTATGGGCATGGCCAAAGCCAGCCTCGAAGCCGGCATCCGCTTCACTGCCGCCTGCCTGGGCAAAGAAGGCATCCGCTGCAACGGTATCTCCGCAGGCCCGATCAAAACCTTGGCCGCTTCCGGCATCGCCGATTTAAGCAAACTCTTGGGCCACGTCGCTTCCCACAACCCATTGGGTCGCAACGTTACCACCGAAGAAGTCGGCAACACAGCCGCCTTCCTGCTGTCTGACCTCGCTTCCGGCATCACCGGCGAGATTACCTACGTTGACGGCGGTTACAGCATCAACGCGCTGAACGACGAAGAGAACTAAACAGTTTTTACGCAAAACGCACTTTCATCATGAAAGTGCGTTTTTTATGGCCATTACATTATGGTTTGAATGACTGCATAATCGATAAGGCCGTCTGAAAGTCAAATACGAATACGAAACATTACCTTTACAGACTTTCAATGATTATGTTTTCAACATTATTATATTATCATTCTACCTCAATTTGAAATTCCGATAGAGCATTGATTCTAAAGATAACATTCATGTTATCTGATACTTAGCCACGGATAAAAAGTGGTGCAAAAAAGTAACAAAAAAAATTCAGACGGCCTGTTTTTCATACAAAAGGCATAGAAGCCGGACATTTTTAGCATGAAATACAAAATTTAACATTATTGAAATTTTCTTAACTAATAAAGCGTTAAGATGCCTGCCGATTAATTGAATCACATCTGATTTTGACTCAAACACATACAGGAGATTAATTATGTCAATCGCTTCAGAATTTAAAGAATTTATTATGCGTGGCAACGTTGTCGACCTCGCAGTCGGTATGGTTGTCGGTACAGCATTCAGCGGCATCGTCAAATCATTGGTTGACGATATAATCATGCCTCCTATCGGTCTGCTGATCGGCGGCGTTGATTTCTCCAACCTGTTCATTACCCTGAAAGACGGCGCACAAGCCGCTCCTGCTGAAGGTTACGCCAACCTGGCAGCCGCTCAAGCAGCCGGTGCCGTTACCCTGAACATCGGTCTGTTCATCAACACTGTGATCAGCTTCCTGATCGTTGCCGCTGCCATCTTCTGCGTGGTTAAAGCCATCAACTCTGTGAAAAAAACCGAAGCTCCTGCTGAAGAAGCACCGGCAGAGCCTAGCGAAGAAGTTCTGTTGTTGCGCGAAATCCGTGACTCTTTGAACAAAAAATAATCATAATACCCAAACATATACACACAAACCAAGGCCGTCTGAAACCATTTCAGACGGCCTTTTCTCATACTAATCTGGTATAACCTTTAAGTCCTTCCCATTAAAAGAATAACGCCCTTCCCTTTCTCAGCAAGTTATTCTGCTTTTTTAACCATGAAGCAACCCTCATAGCAAACACAAAGCAAATGAGCAGTGCATCTCCTTGCTAATAAAAAAGCCCGATGCGTTCAACATCGGGCTTTTAACTGGAAAACCAATCTTAGTCTTTGCGTGTTTCCACCAAAATCATTTCGACTGCTACGTCTTCCACTTCTACTTTAGGCACATCCGAACGGCGTGTTTTAGCAACCGGTTCTGGTTGTGGCTGCGCGGAAAAAGCGGCAACGGCTTGCGGATCGGTTTCAACGAAGATCAAATCGCCTAAGCTCTCAGGTACAACGATTGCGACAGGCGCTGCTTCAGCGACGGCTTCAGTTTGTGTGGCAACAGCTTCGGCTGGTGCTTCAACCGGTGCAACAGTAGCCGTTGCTTTCGGAGACAATACCGCAGAAATAGCTTCTTTGACGTTGTTGACCGCAGATGCAAGCAGGGCTTGTTCGGCATCAGCGCCTTCAGTTTGCGCTACGGCAGGCTCGTCTTCGCTTTCAATGGCAAATACGAATGGCTCTGCGCTGGTAACTTCAGGCTCGGATACCACAATCACCAGCGGCTCGGCTTGGTCGCTTTCAGAAGACAACGTCGCATTTGCAGCTTCAACCGTTTCGTTCAAACCCAAAACATGCGCTACGGCAAAGAGGACTTTGTCGGCGGTATCGGTAATGTTCAGGTATTGCTCGATTTTTGCTGAAGACGGGATATTGCGTTTTTTGCTGTTGGAACGGCGGTCGTTTCGGTTGTTACGCTGACGGTTGTTGCGGTCGCGTCCTTGACGGCCATTGTTTTTCACGCCCTCTTCGTTGCGAGCGTTGTCGTCCGCTTCGACTTGTGCCTGTTCGCCATCGGTTTGAACGTTCACGTCCTCAACACGGTTTTCCGCAGATTGATGACGGTTGCGCTCGTTACGGCCGTTATTGCGGCGGCGTTTATTGCCGTTTTGTTCCGCTTGGTTTTCAGACGGCATCTCAGCCAGTGCAGCCACTTCTTGAACGTTTACGTCCTCAACCACTTCCTCAACACGGTTGCGCTCGTTGTTGCGATCATCGCGGCGGTTGTTGTTACGGTTGCGGTTGCGGCGGCTGTCTTTACGCTCGTCGTTGCGGCTTTCGCTTGATTTGTTTTCTTCAAACTTGCTGTCGGCAGCTTCGGCATTCACTTCGCGCACTTCGACTTTGCTGCCGTCGTGTTTGTTGTTGCGGCGTGGATTTTGACGGCGGCTGTTTGAACGGCGGTTACTGTTTTGGCTGCGGTTGGTTGTAGTGCGTTTTTCGGCAGGCTCTTGAGCAACTGCGGCAGGTGCAGGCTCACCGCCGAAAATGCGTTTCAACCAAGCTTTGAAGCTGTCCCACCAAGAGGCTTTTTTCTCAGGGGCGACAGTCGGTGCAGGCTGTGTATGGCGCACGCCTTTGACAGCTGGCTCAGGACGGGAAGCTTTGGCTTTTTCGCTGCCAAAAGGTTTGGCGGATTCGTCTTCTTCCGGCTCAGCGACGCGTTTGTAGCTCGGTTCGCCGTCTTCTTCTACGTCATCGATGCGGATGCGGTTGATTTCGTAATGCGGATTTTCCAAGTGGATATTTGGAATCAGGACGACGTTCACATCCAAGCGCTCTTCCATCGCAAACAGCTCGGCGCGTTTTTCGTTCAACAGGAAGGTGGCAACATCGACAGGCACTTGTGCGTGTACTTCGCCGGTGTTGTCTTTCATTGCTTCTTCTTGAATGATGCGCAAAACGTGCAGGGCGGTGGATTCGATGCCGCGGATGACGCCTGTACCGGCACAGCGCGGACACGCAACATGGCTGCTTTCGCCCAGAGCCGGTTTCAAACGTTGGCGGCTCAACTCCAAAAGGCCGAACCGCGAAAGTTTGCCCATTTGCACGCGGGCGCGGTCTTTTTTGAGCGCGTCGCGCAGGACGTTTTCAACATCGCGTTGGTGTTTCGGATTTTCCATGTCGATGAAGTCGATGACGACCAAACCGCCCAAGTCACGCAGGCGCATTTGACGGGCAACCTCTTCGGCGGCTTCCATATTAGTTTTAAACGCAGTGTCTTCAATGTCAGAGCCTCGTGTGGCACGCGCAGAGTTGACGTCGATGGAAACCAAGGCTTCGGTGTGGTCGATCACAATCGCGCCGCCTGACGGCAGGCTGACACTGCGTGAGAACGCACTTTCGATTTGGTGTTCGATTTGGAAACGGGAGAACAGCGGCGTGTGGTCTTGATAGAGTTTCAGACGGCCTACATTGCTCGGCATGACATAGCTCATGAACTCGGCAACTTGGTCGTAAACTTCTTGATTATCCACCAGAATCTCGCCGATGTCGGGACGGAAATAGTCGCGAATCGCACGAATCAGCAGCGAGCTTTCCATAAAGAGAAGGTAAGGGTCATGATGCGCTTTGCCTGCTTCTTCAATGGCTTGCCAGAGTTGCTTGAGGTAATTTAAGTCCCATTCCAACTCTTCCGCGCTGCGGCCGATGCCGGCTGTACGGGCAATGATGCTCATGCCGCTTGGAATGTCGAGTTCGGCCATGGCGGCTTTCAACTCTTGACGCTCTTCGCCTTCGATACGGCGGGATACGCCGCCGCCACGCGGGTTGTTCGGCATCAATACCAAATAGCGGCCGGCCAGGCTGATGAACGTGGTCAGTGCCGCGCCTTTGTTGCCTCGCTCGTCTTTTTCGACTTGGACGATGACTTCCATGCCCTCTTTGAGCACGTCCTGAATACGCGCCCTGCCGCCTTCGTAGTCGCGGAAATATGAACGCGATACTTCCTTAAACGGCAAAAAGCCGTGGCGGTCGGTTCCGTAATCGACGAAACACGCTTCCAGCGACGGCTCGATGCGGGTAATGATACCTTTGTAGATATTGCCTTTACGCTGTTCTTTGCCCAGCGTTTCGATGTCCAAGTCCAAAAGGTTTTGGCCATCGACAATGGCAACGCGCAGCTCTTCGGCCTGCGTTGCGTTGAATAACATTCTTTTCATAGTCACCTCGTGAACAGCGGCCGTTTGATTTGTGAATATCTTTTTCAGACGGCCTGTCTGTCCGGTTGGCACTCTTCAAAGGCAAGATGGGAAAATCCCCGTGTAACCAGTATTTGATTTGAAATCCGCAAGGTTGCATGCTTGAGCTCAAGCCATGTGCGGACGGATTCGGATAAAGAAGGAAATAAAGAACAATGCGGCGGAAAGGTTGATGGTTCCGCTGCCGTCCGAATGCTGATGCTTCGGACAAAATTAAGGCAGCCTACATCTTCTTATTATCGTAGCGCCGGTAATTTCGGACGGTGCTGCGCGGACTGCGTCTTACGCCCGGCCGGACGGCAGGTTCAATTCAAACTTAATTACGGGATTGCGTTTGCCGGCTTTGAACAAACACAAGGAAATGCTTTGCGGAGTGCGTTTTTAATATAAAATCTCGTTTTAACAATAAATCCGTTTCAGACGGCCTGCGACGGCAGGTTCGGGGCCCGAAACGGACGTTTGGGATTATAGAGAAAATGCACGCAATACGCAAAGATTCAGTCAGCCTGATTGCCGTTGCCGAACACGAGGAAGGCCAACGCCTTGATAACTATCTGATAAAAATCCTCAAAGGCGTCCCGAAAAGCCATATCCACCGCATTATCCGCGCCGGAGAAGTGCGGCTGAACAAAAAACGCTGCAAACCCGACAACCGCATTCAGGCAGGCGATACCGTCCGCATTCCGCCGATACGCATCGCCGAAAAACAAAGGCCGTCTGAAAGCCAGGCCGCGCCTGCGCGCGAATTTGACATCGTTTACGAAGACGATGCGCTTTTGGTCATCAACAAACCGTCCGGCGTTGCCGTCCACGGCGGCAGCGGCGTGAGCTTTGGCGTCATCGAACAAATCCGCCGCGCCCGTCCCGAAGCGCGTTATCTCGAACTCGTCCACCGCCTTGACAAAGACACCAGCGGCCTTTTGATGATAGCCAAAAAACGCAGCGCCTTGGTGAAACTGCACGAAGCCATCCGCAACGACCATCCGAAAAAAATCTATCTCGCACTGGGTGTCGGCAAGCTGCCAAACGACCGATTCCACGTCAAGCTCCCCCTGTTCAAATACACCGGCGCACAAGGCGAAAAAATGGTGCGCGTCAGCGAAGACGGTCAATCCGCCCACACCATCTTCCGCGTGTTAAACCGTTTTTCAGACGGCCTTTTGCACCAAGTCGGCCTATCCGACCTGACCTTTGTCGAAGCCACCCTAAAAACCGGCCGCACCCACCAAATCCGCGTCCACCTGCAATCGCAAGACTGCCCCATTGCCGGCGACGAACGCTACGGCGACTATCAGGCCAACAAACGCCTGCAGAAACTCGGTTTGAAAAGAATGTTCCTGCACGCCTCCGAGCTGCACCTCACCCATCCGCTGACCGGCGAAAAACTGATCCTGAAAGCCTCCCTGCCGCAAGAATTGGCGCAATTCGTTGTAATGTTGGAAAATCAGGAAAAGGCCGTCTGAAAGGAAATCCATGAAACCCAAACTCATCATTTTCGACTGGGACGGCACGCTTGCCGACACCACCAACCCCATCATCCACACCTTCCAGCAAAGCTTTGCCGATTGCGGCCTACCCGTTCCCGAAGCCGACCAAATCCGCCCGCTCATCGGATACAGCCTCTCCGGCATCATTCGCCGCCTTGCCCACAACGTCAGCGAACACGTTCAGGAAACCCTGATTGAGACCTATGCCGCGCACTACCTCAATCCCAACAATCACAACATGACCCTGTTCCCCGAGGCCCTGCCCTGCCTGCAACGCTTGAAGCAACAAGGCTATTGGCTTGCCGTAGCGACCGGCAAAGGCCGCAGCGGACTGGATAGGTCCATCGAGCAAACCGGCACCCAAGCCTTCTGGCTGGAAACCGCCTGCGCTAGCGAATATCCGTCAAAACCCGCGCCCGACATGGTACTTGCCCTCTGCGACCGACTGGGGGTTGAACCGGAAGAGGCCGTCGTCATCGGCGACACCACCCATGACCTAGAAATGGCCGCCAACGCCAAAATCCGCGCCATCGCAGTCACCACCGGCGCACATACTGCCAAACAGCTTTCCTCCATGCCCCATGTCGCCATGCTCAACAGCTTGGCCGAATTGCCTGACGTATTGGAAACCTTATAAATGACAGCGTGCGTCAACTGACAAAGATTTAGATAACTAACAAATTGGACTTGAAATGAAAAAATTGCTTTTTGTGTTATTGGGACTGGCAAGCCTTAATGTTTACGCCAATGGTTGCGGTGGAGAATACCAACCTGCGACTGGAACCTGCCGTATTATTGATAGCTCTGGCCGACAGATTCTATATAACGTTGGAAGACCCCAATCTTCCAATAACGGTTCCACTCAACCCAAAATTATCAATATTGATGTTCCTTCAAAATACGGTGCTTGGGCATTTAATCCTAAAACTGGTATTGCAGGTGGCGCACTTGATATGAATTCTCGTGAGGAAGCAGAAAGAGAAGCCATTAAAACCTGTGAGCGAGGAGGTAAAAATAAACCATGTAAGATAGGTGTTCGGGTACGGAATGGTTGTATTGCCGTTGCTCAAGGTAAATTGGGAGAAAAAGTAAAAACTTTCTATGGAATGGAACGTTTCCCCGGTGACGCCGAGCCATCTGCCTTGAGAAAATGTCAAGCATCTGGAAGCTCTCAATGTACTATTGTTGCTAACGAAGGTTGCTCATTGCCTAAATTCTAATAGAAATAGACCAAAGGCCGTCTGAAACGTAAACAAACATTAAATAAATAAGCATTTCCTAGGAACACCCATGGCACTCCAATTTGAAATCAACGCCGTTACCCCCTTCCGTCAAAACTGCACGCTGATTTGGGATGACGAAACCAAAGAAGCCGTTTTGACCGATGTCGGCGGCGACGTCCCTTATTTATTGCAACAAGTCCAAGAAAAAGGCCTCAAGCTGACTGCCATTTGGCTGACCCACGGCCATCTTGACCACGCAGGCGGCGTGGTTGAGCTTTTAAAAACCTGCGACGTACCCGTTCTCGGCCCGCACAAAGACGACGAATTCCTGCTCCAAACCCTTCCGCAAACAACGGCGCAATACGGCTTCCCCGTTTCTCCGTCATTCACGCCGACGCGCTGGCTGGAAGAAGGGGAAACGCTCAAGGTCGGCAACCATAGTTTCCAAGTCCTCCACATTCCCGGCCACACCCCCGGCCAAGTCGTTTTTTACAACGCCGAAAACGGTCTTTTAGTCGCAGGCGATGTTTTATTTTATGAAACCGTTGGTCGCACAGATTTTCCGCGCGGCAATCATGATGACCTCATAAACAATATCTGCGCTAAACTATTAACCCTGCCCGAAACCACGCAAGTTATAGCCGGACACGGCCGCATGACCAGCATCGGGCATGAGAAAAGGTACAATCCGTTTCTGGTTCGTTAATATGAATGTTGTATAAAGCCAACATTCTGGCATACGCAAATTATGCGTATAAAGGAAAACTGGCATACAATTTGCAGGGATAATACCCGAAAGATTAAGTACCTAATCTCCGGCAAATGCCAAAAAGAACTAAAGCACAAAGATAACAAGGTATTACGCAATACAACCTGATTTATCGAAAACCGGACATCTCTAAACCCCAAGCCTTACTCGCAGTGAAATTGTTACAAAGTGACAATAAATGTCAGTCAGGCCGTCTGAACGGTTCTGCCGATTCAGGCGGATACAACGGAGATGAGGCGCAATGCCCTGCCGGAATGTGCCGATGTTCTGTTTGTCAAACCGTCGGGTACATCTTTAAGAAGCACAACATTATTTGGGTAAACCGGCAAACTCGCTGCCGGCACTAACAGGCCGTCTGAAAAGTTCGGCCGGTAAAATCAATAAAAGGATTATCAAATGAAAAAAATCGCAAAAGTGGGCTTCGTCCTGCTGGCTACCGGCCTGCTGGCCGCCTGTGCTACTAAGAGCAAAATCACTCCTGAAGGCACTACAGACGAGCCACGCTTCCCTAAACCTTACTCCCTGACCTTCAACAAAGACCGTGGCACATTCCCGACTTTTGACGAGCTGGATCAAATGCGTCCTGGCCTGACCAAAGACGACATCTACAAAATCCTCGGCCGTCCTCACTACGACGAAGGCATGGTTGGCGTGCGTGAATGGGACTACCTGTTCCACTTCTACACCCCAGGCGTAGGTGTTGACCCTGAAAACACTTCCGGCGTTGAAGGCATCA
Proteins encoded:
- a CDS encoding prolyl oligopeptidase family serine peptidase, with the protein product MKSYPDSYLHFENLESPETQNFAAAAHAETRARFLENDKARELSDGILAQLQDTRQIPFCQEHRARMYHFHQDAEYPKGVYRVCTAATYRSGYPEWKILFSVADFDELLGDDVYLGGVSHLVEKPNRALLTLSKSGGDTAYTLEVDLEAGELVEGGFHFPAGKNHVSWRDENSVWVCPAWDERQLTESGYPREVWLVERGKSFEESLSVYQIDKGAMMVNAWRYLDPQGSPIDLIEASDGFYTKTYLQVSAEGEAKPLNLPNDCDVVGYLAGHLLLTLRKDWNRANQSYPSGALVAVKLNRGELGAAQLLFAPDETQALESVETTKRFVVASLLENVQGRLKAWRFSDGKWQEVELPRLPSGALEMTDQPWGGDVVYLAASDFTTPLTLFALDLNVMELTVMRRQPQQFDSDGINVQQFWTISADGERIPYFHVGKNATPDTPTLVYAYGGFGIPELPHYLGSVGKYWLKEGNAFVLANIRGGGEFGPRWHQAAQGISKHKSVDDLLAVVRDLSERGMSSPKHIGLQGGSNGGLITAAAFVREPQSIGALVCEVPLTDMIRYPLLSAGSSWTDEYGNPQKYEVCKRWLGELSPYHNLSDGIDYPPALITTSLSDDRVHPAHALKFYAKLRETSPQSWLYSPDGGGHTGNGTQRESADELTCVLLFLKEFLG
- the ppk1 gene encoding polyphosphate kinase 1 → MPEQNRILCRELSLLAFNRRVLAQAQDTKVPLLERLRFLCIVSSNLDEFFEVRMAWLKRENKLRPHQLLDNGKTAAETIEAVAKEAQALIREQYDLFNKVLQPALSRAGIHFYRRHKWTAAQKKWIENYFDNELLPILTPIGLDPSHPFPRPLNKSLNFAVELEGTDAFGRPSGMAIVQAPRILPRVVPMPSEICGGDAGFVFLSSILHAHVGKLFPGMKVKDCHQFRLTRDSDLTVDEEDLKNLRAAIQNELHDREYGDGVRLEVADTCPAHIHDFLLAQFKLTSAELYQVKGPVNLVRLNAVPDLVDRPDLKFPPHNAGRLKALRKNGSVFKLVKQSPILLHHPYQSFDPVVQMIREAAADPDVLAVKMTIYRTGSNSELVRALMKAALAGKQVTVVVELMARFDEANNVNWAKQLEEAGAHVVYGVFGYKVHAKMALVIRREDGVLKRYAHLGTGNYHQGTSRIYTDFGIITADDQITADVNTLFMEITGLGKPGRLNKLYQSPFTLHKMVIDRIKQETDHAKAGKPARITAKMNSLIEPSVIDALYQASAAGVQIDLIVRGMCTLRPDVKGLSENIRVRSIIGRQLEHSRVYCFHNNGADDTFISSADWMGRNFFRRIEVATPITTPELKERVIREGLEMALEDNTQAWLMQPDGSYVRTQPQDSEPAFGLQEGLWKIYGR
- the fabI gene encoding enoyl-ACP reductase FabI; translated protein: MGFLQGKKILITGMISERSIAYGIAKACREQGAELAFTYVVDKLEERVRKMAAELGSELVFRCDVASDDEINQVFVDLGKHWDGLDGLVHSIGFAPKEALSGDFLDSISREAFNTAHEISAYSLPALAKAARPMMQGRNAAIVALSYLGAVRAIPNYNVMGMAKASLEAGIRFTAACLGKEGIRCNGISAGPIKTLAASGIADLSKLLGHVASHNPLGRNVTTEEVGNTAAFLLSDLASGITGEITYVDGGYSINALNDEEN
- the mscL gene encoding large conductance mechanosensitive channel protein MscL, yielding MSIASEFKEFIMRGNVVDLAVGMVVGTAFSGIVKSLVDDIIMPPIGLLIGGVDFSNLFITLKDGAQAAPAEGYANLAAAQAAGAVTLNIGLFINTVISFLIVAAAIFCVVKAINSVKKTEAPAEEAPAEPSEEVLLLREIRDSLNKK
- a CDS encoding Rne/Rng family ribonuclease, coding for MKRMLFNATQAEELRVAIVDGQNLLDLDIETLGKEQRKGNIYKGIITRIEPSLEACFVDYGTDRHGFLPFKEVSRSYFRDYEGGRARIQDVLKEGMEVIVQVEKDERGNKGAALTTFISLAGRYLVLMPNNPRGGGVSRRIEGEERQELKAAMAELDIPSGMSIIARTAGIGRSAEELEWDLNYLKQLWQAIEEAGKAHHDPYLLFMESSLLIRAIRDYFRPDIGEILVDNQEVYDQVAEFMSYVMPSNVGRLKLYQDHTPLFSRFQIEHQIESAFSRSVSLPSGGAIVIDHTEALVSIDVNSARATRGSDIEDTAFKTNMEAAEEVARQMRLRDLGGLVVIDFIDMENPKHQRDVENVLRDALKKDRARVQMGKLSRFGLLELSRQRLKPALGESSHVACPRCAGTGVIRGIESTALHVLRIIQEEAMKDNTGEVHAQVPVDVATFLLNEKRAELFAMEERLDVNVVLIPNIHLENPHYEINRIRIDDVEEDGEPSYKRVAEPEEDESAKPFGSEKAKASRPEPAVKGVRHTQPAPTVAPEKKASWWDSFKAWLKRIFGGEPAPAAVAQEPAEKRTTTNRSQNSNRRSNSRRQNPRRNNKHDGSKVEVREVNAEAADSKFEENKSSESRNDERKDSRRNRNRNNNRRDDRNNERNRVEEVVEDVNVQEVAALAEMPSENQAEQNGNKRRRNNGRNERNRHQSAENRVEDVNVQTDGEQAQVEADDNARNEEGVKNNGRQGRDRNNRQRNNRNDRRSNSKKRNIPSSAKIEQYLNITDTADKVLFAVAHVLGLNETVEAANATLSSESDQAEPLVIVVSEPEVTSAEPFVFAIESEDEPAVAQTEGADAEQALLASAVNNVKEAISAVLSPKATATVAPVEAPAEAVATQTEAVAEAAPVAIVVPESLGDLIFVETDPQAVAAFSAQPQPEPVAKTRRSDVPKVEVEDVAVEMILVETRKD